One Paenibacillus sp. FSL H7-0737 DNA segment encodes these proteins:
- a CDS encoding glycoside hydrolase family 127 protein — MKTQAFDLQNVRIDSGPLLHAMELNTDYLLKLEADRLLSRFRQYAGLEPKAAHYEGWESQGISGHTLGHYISGCALMYASTGNEELLTRVNYVVDELEHCQDAHGNGFISGIPRGKELFEEVKVGDIRSQGFDLNGGWVPLYTMHKLFAGLRDAYRLAGNQKALVIETKLGMWLEDIFAGLNKDQIQEVLRCEFGGMNEVLTDLAEDSGDDRFLTLAESFYHGEVLNDLAIEKDTLAGRHANTQIPKIIGAARQYEVTGQEHYAGISRFFWDRVVNHHSYVIGGNSYNEHFGEPDKLNDRLGEGSCETCNTYNMLKLTKHMFQWDAYAAYADYYERAMYNHILASQEPVDGRVCYFLSLEMGGHKSFNSQFESFTCCVGSGMESHSMYGSAIYFHSEDELYVNQYAPSTVTWKEQGISLKQETKFPEEGLGTLRISTEKPTKFTLKLRYPYWAEQGMSVKVNGEDIQVNVGKSSYLALDRVWQDGDVVEYDIPMSVRIESMPDNPNRIAFLYGPLVLAGDFGPINAELGSDRALTSVLIGDRETLTDSLIQSNVSKNVFRMKGLGYAGDHELRPFYPMHDHRYSVYWDLFTPEEWKLVEVEYREAVEKNLLLEQLTVDSIQPAEMQPERDHNFEGEYVGLGKIYNRKYRDSWINGWFSFTMEVLPEEQVDLVVTYLKSNDTSVAFDITADGEQLGLGVLESEEMNKLETIRYELPQTITRSKSAVTIKFASHEGYKVGQVAGLRIVKRNS; from the coding sequence TTGAAGACGCAAGCTTTTGATTTGCAGAATGTACGCATTGATTCAGGTCCACTTCTCCATGCGATGGAGTTAAATACGGATTATTTACTCAAGCTTGAGGCAGATCGGCTTCTGTCGCGTTTTCGCCAATATGCTGGCTTAGAGCCTAAGGCTGCTCATTATGAAGGCTGGGAATCTCAAGGCATTAGCGGCCATACGCTAGGCCATTATATCTCTGGATGTGCGTTAATGTATGCCTCTACAGGGAATGAAGAGCTGCTCACCCGCGTGAATTATGTAGTAGACGAATTGGAGCATTGTCAGGATGCGCATGGTAATGGCTTCATTTCCGGTATTCCTCGTGGCAAAGAGCTGTTTGAGGAAGTGAAGGTAGGCGACATTCGCTCACAGGGCTTTGACCTTAACGGTGGCTGGGTACCGCTGTACACGATGCATAAGCTGTTTGCGGGTCTTCGTGATGCTTATCGATTGGCCGGAAATCAGAAGGCGCTCGTTATTGAAACGAAGCTTGGAATGTGGCTTGAAGATATTTTTGCAGGGCTGAATAAAGATCAGATCCAAGAGGTGCTGCGTTGCGAATTCGGCGGTATGAATGAAGTCCTCACAGATTTGGCAGAGGATTCTGGCGATGACCGTTTCCTCACGTTAGCGGAAAGCTTTTATCATGGGGAAGTGCTAAATGATCTTGCTATAGAAAAAGATACCTTAGCTGGAAGACATGCTAATACACAGATTCCAAAAATCATTGGAGCTGCTAGACAATATGAGGTAACAGGGCAGGAGCATTATGCAGGTATTTCCCGCTTCTTCTGGGATCGGGTCGTGAATCATCATTCATACGTGATTGGCGGCAACAGCTATAATGAGCATTTCGGCGAACCGGATAAGCTGAACGACCGATTGGGAGAGGGGTCATGTGAGACGTGTAATACCTACAACATGCTGAAGCTGACCAAGCATATGTTCCAGTGGGATGCTTATGCCGCATATGCGGATTACTACGAACGTGCAATGTATAACCATATCCTAGCTTCTCAGGAGCCGGTTGATGGACGTGTGTGTTATTTTTTATCCCTCGAAATGGGTGGACATAAGTCGTTCAACTCCCAGTTTGAGAGCTTTACATGCTGTGTAGGCTCAGGAATGGAAAGCCATTCTATGTATGGCTCGGCGATTTACTTCCATAGTGAAGATGAGCTGTATGTGAATCAGTACGCACCTTCAACAGTGACTTGGAAAGAGCAAGGCATTAGTTTGAAGCAAGAGACCAAGTTCCCTGAAGAGGGACTAGGCACCCTGCGTATCAGCACGGAGAAACCAACTAAATTCACATTGAAGCTAAGATACCCCTACTGGGCTGAGCAAGGCATGAGCGTTAAAGTAAATGGTGAAGACATTCAAGTGAATGTGGGCAAATCCAGCTACCTAGCTTTGGATAGAGTATGGCAGGATGGGGACGTTGTCGAATATGATATTCCGATGTCGGTAAGAATCGAGTCCATGCCGGATAATCCAAACCGAATTGCATTCCTCTATGGACCGCTTGTGCTTGCAGGTGATTTTGGACCTATAAATGCTGAGCTAGGCAGTGATCGTGCCCTTACTTCTGTATTAATTGGAGATCGCGAGACGCTAACGGATAGCCTGATTCAGTCTAACGTTAGCAAAAATGTGTTCCGGATGAAAGGTTTAGGATATGCAGGAGACCATGAGCTTCGTCCGTTCTACCCTATGCATGATCATCGTTATTCGGTGTATTGGGATTTGTTCACGCCAGAGGAATGGAAGCTGGTAGAGGTTGAATATCGCGAGGCCGTAGAGAAGAATTTGCTGCTTGAGCAGCTAACCGTCGATTCGATACAACCTGCTGAAATGCAGCCCGAACGCGACCATAATTTCGAAGGAGAGTATGTAGGCTTAGGAAAAATCTACAACCGTAAGTATCGCGACAGCTGGATCAATGGCTGGTTCTCCTTCACGATGGAAGTCTTGCCAGAGGAGCAAGTAGATCTGGTAGTAACGTATTTGAAGTCCAACGATACTTCGGTGGCCTTCGATATTACGGCAGATGGGGAGCAACTTGGGCTAGGCGTCCTTGAGTCTGAAGAGATGAACAAGCTGGAGACCATTCGTTACGAGCTTCCGCAGACGATCACGAGGAGCAAATCAGCGGTTACGATCAAGTTCGCTTCGCATGAAGGATATAAGGTGGGCCAAGTGGCAGGACTACGTATCGTCAAACGTAATTCTTGA
- a CDS encoding ABC transporter ATP-binding protein, translated as MLKKSLAHLKWWICGYILLGFTIQLLSSLGIVVFQKILDKVTVINSFGELFNLILVYGLLLAGVVILNYVDEYPSVYLSNSITERLKILALSKISKIDYQAYQDMGTGQMIKVIENGAAAGNSMIFSFFLKTLHELLPTLLFSLIFISFYDLRIMVVIAAGYVVVFLITNLLLKFLYARKAAILQEQEKMSRFSIRGFMELVVFRTNKRYEKEIDKLSQTARTIIQKNAQLQMIHEAFFAIFELFVTIIKVVVLIYGVKSIVAGETSLGVVVALFMFIDKIYSPIAIFNVLFVDYRLNRVTYKRFEEFIHAPEDKNLERGEVITEIHGNIEFRDVSFDYGQVKILNNLFFSIARGTSVAIVGLSGGGKSTLIKLIVGLLKKDKGELLLDGKDIDQIHLDSYYDHISYLSQDTPIFDATIRDNIIFDEHSLSDEELYEILEKVHLQEKVSQLPDRLDTLVGEKGVKLSGGERQRLAFARIIAQKRNILILDEPVSALDNITEQSLMETILQEFKDKTIIIVAHRLNFIKDVDKILVVDQGSVVGEGKFDDLIEHCEAFKALWNRKISFTNAD; from the coding sequence ATGTTGAAAAAGAGTCTAGCTCACCTGAAATGGTGGATATGCGGTTATATTTTATTGGGTTTTACTATTCAACTGCTGAGTAGTTTAGGCATTGTAGTGTTTCAAAAAATATTAGACAAGGTCACGGTGATCAACAGCTTTGGTGAGCTATTTAATTTAATCTTGGTGTACGGCCTTTTGCTGGCTGGGGTGGTGATCCTAAATTATGTGGATGAATACCCTAGTGTGTATTTATCGAACAGTATAACGGAGAGGTTAAAGATACTTGCACTATCTAAAATATCCAAAATCGACTATCAAGCCTATCAGGATATGGGCACAGGTCAGATGATTAAAGTGATCGAGAATGGAGCAGCGGCTGGAAACAGCATGATTTTCTCCTTTTTCCTCAAAACATTACATGAGTTATTGCCCACTCTTCTGTTCAGTCTTATCTTTATCAGTTTCTATGATTTAAGGATCATGGTAGTGATTGCTGCTGGCTATGTGGTCGTCTTTTTGATAACGAATCTGCTGTTGAAATTTCTGTATGCGAGGAAGGCGGCCATTCTACAGGAACAAGAAAAGATGTCCAGATTCTCTATCCGTGGATTTATGGAATTAGTCGTCTTCCGAACGAACAAAAGATATGAGAAAGAGATCGATAAATTAAGCCAGACTGCACGCACTATCATTCAAAAAAATGCTCAGTTACAAATGATCCATGAAGCTTTTTTCGCGATATTCGAGTTGTTTGTCACGATTATTAAAGTCGTTGTTTTAATTTACGGTGTGAAAAGCATTGTCGCAGGTGAGACGTCACTTGGTGTTGTGGTCGCTTTGTTTATGTTTATTGATAAGATTTATTCGCCGATTGCTATCTTCAATGTCCTCTTTGTAGATTACAGACTGAATAGAGTGACCTACAAGAGATTTGAAGAGTTTATTCATGCCCCAGAAGATAAGAATCTAGAACGAGGAGAAGTTATCACTGAGATCCACGGTAATATTGAATTTAGGGATGTATCTTTTGATTATGGGCAAGTGAAGATCTTGAATAATCTATTCTTTTCGATTGCACGAGGAACGTCGGTTGCTATTGTCGGATTAAGTGGGGGCGGGAAATCAACTCTGATTAAGTTAATCGTAGGCTTATTAAAAAAGGACAAAGGTGAACTCTTATTGGACGGTAAGGATATCGATCAGATCCATCTGGATAGCTACTATGATCATATCTCTTACTTATCACAAGACACGCCGATTTTTGACGCTACGATTAGGGACAATATTATATTTGATGAGCATTCCTTGTCCGATGAAGAGTTGTATGAGATTTTGGAAAAGGTTCATCTGCAGGAAAAGGTAAGCCAATTACCGGATCGTTTAGATACTTTGGTAGGTGAAAAAGGGGTTAAATTATCAGGCGGGGAGAGACAGCGATTAGCTTTTGCCAGAATCATTGCTCAGAAAAGAAACATTCTAATTCTAGATGAACCTGTTTCTGCACTTGATAATATCACGGAGCAAAGTCTAATGGAGACGATTTTACAGGAATTTAAGGACAAAACCATCATTATTGTTGCCCACCGACTAAATTTTATAAAAGACGTTGATAAGATACTGGTAGTGGACCAAGGCTCGGTCGTGGGTGAAGGAAAGTTTGATGATTTAATAGAGCATTGCGAAGCTTTTAAAGCGTTATGGAATAGAAAAATATCGTTTACAAATGCTGATTAA
- a CDS encoding NUDIX hydrolase, with translation MAWPTHIVAAGGFAENEQGDVLLVKTHDGGWVFPGGQVEVGENLVDALIREIKEESGIDVTVSQLIGVYSNTGIHKWYDGVTDVPTKVMFDFICKPVGGELCTSEETSEVMWVAKEKVLDWITQPAIRTRYQAYLDYDGNTRYMDYVTGDTFEVNLDRTV, from the coding sequence ATGGCTTGGCCAACACATATTGTAGCTGCAGGTGGATTCGCAGAAAATGAACAAGGAGATGTCCTTTTAGTAAAGACGCATGATGGTGGATGGGTATTTCCTGGTGGACAAGTAGAGGTCGGAGAGAACCTGGTGGATGCATTAATTCGAGAGATTAAAGAGGAAAGTGGAATAGATGTCACGGTATCTCAATTGATTGGTGTGTATTCCAATACAGGCATTCATAAATGGTATGACGGTGTAACCGATGTTCCTACCAAGGTCATGTTTGATTTTATCTGCAAGCCCGTGGGTGGGGAATTATGTACCTCGGAGGAAACCTCTGAAGTGATGTGGGTGGCAAAAGAGAAAGTGCTTGATTGGATTACACAACCGGCTATTCGTACCCGTTATCAAGCTTATTTGGATTATGATGGGAATACGAGGTATATGGATTATGTAACTGGAGACACGTTTGAAGTTAATTTGGATCGAACGGTGTAA
- a CDS encoding TetR/AcrR family transcriptional regulator → MDKKRGRPRNSEAEASILAASYDLLLETGFGAVTVEKIAERAKVSKATIYKWWPNKAAVVMDGYLSAASARLPVPDTGSVMDDIMMHATNLANFLRSREGKIITELIGEGQFDAGLAEAYRARFFAPRRQEARQLLERGVTRGQLKADLDIGITIDLLYGPIFYRLLITGDELDEAFVKYLITSAFEGIKA, encoded by the coding sequence ATGGATAAAAAAAGAGGACGGCCGCGCAATAGCGAAGCCGAGGCTTCTATTCTGGCAGCATCGTATGATCTATTGCTGGAGACCGGATTTGGGGCGGTGACCGTAGAGAAAATTGCCGAACGGGCTAAGGTAAGCAAAGCGACCATTTATAAATGGTGGCCCAACAAAGCAGCTGTGGTCATGGACGGCTACCTCTCTGCAGCATCCGCAAGATTGCCAGTGCCGGACACCGGTTCGGTCATGGACGATATTATGATGCATGCCACAAACCTGGCTAATTTTCTTCGCAGCCGAGAAGGAAAGATCATTACCGAGTTGATCGGCGAAGGTCAATTTGATGCCGGCCTTGCTGAGGCCTATCGTGCGAGGTTTTTCGCTCCCCGTCGCCAAGAGGCACGACAGTTGTTGGAGCGTGGGGTGACCCGGGGCCAATTAAAAGCGGATCTGGATATTGGGATCACGATTGATCTGCTGTATGGACCAATATTTTATCGGCTTCTGATCACAGGGGATGAGCTAGACGAAGCTTTTGTGAAATATTTGATCACCTCTGCCTTTGAGGGCATCAAAGCATAA
- a CDS encoding MFS transporter, whose translation MEHAEGKTIPGWITFLLAASCGLIVANLYYAQTLIGQIAQATQLSSGAAGLIVTLTQVGYVLGLLFVVPLSDIIENRRLTVASLAVVVVSLVAATLAPNAAIFLGASLFIGLGSVAAQILVPYASFLAAEEQRGRVVGNVMSGLLLGIMFARPVASFVSGLWGWHAIYAISAVVIASLTLLLSRVLPQRQPVPTMNYGGLIRSLGTLLKNTPVLRRRAIYQACLFGAFSLFWTTVSLHLADTYHLSQQGIALFALAGVAGAIASPIAGRLADRGWTRPLTGLAFVLAAVAFLLAYLFQNDSRVTLGLLVAAAIMLDMGVSGNLVLGQRAIYSLGNEARGRLNGLFMAIFFVGGAVGSSLGGWAYAYGGWSLTSLIGLALPILAFLYYLTEKKQA comes from the coding sequence ATGGAGCATGCGGAAGGAAAGACGATCCCTGGATGGATTACATTTCTTTTAGCGGCCTCCTGCGGACTAATTGTGGCCAATCTGTATTACGCCCAAACCCTGATCGGACAGATCGCCCAAGCTACGCAGCTTTCTTCTGGGGCAGCGGGTCTGATTGTAACTTTGACCCAGGTAGGATACGTTCTTGGACTTTTGTTCGTAGTACCGCTTAGCGATATTATTGAAAATCGCCGTCTGACAGTAGCGTCACTGGCTGTGGTGGTGGTGTCACTGGTAGCAGCCACACTAGCTCCGAATGCAGCGATCTTTCTGGGAGCGTCTCTGTTCATTGGCCTTGGTTCCGTAGCTGCCCAGATTCTTGTGCCGTATGCGTCTTTTCTGGCTGCTGAAGAGCAGCGCGGCCGGGTGGTCGGTAATGTAATGAGTGGGCTGCTGCTCGGTATTATGTTCGCCCGACCTGTAGCTAGCTTTGTCTCTGGATTGTGGGGCTGGCATGCGATTTATGCCATATCGGCAGTAGTGATTGCCTCATTAACACTTCTATTGTCCCGTGTGCTGCCGCAGCGCCAGCCTGTGCCTACAATGAATTATGGCGGATTGATACGTTCTCTAGGTACTTTACTGAAGAATACGCCGGTGCTGCGCCGCCGGGCGATTTATCAGGCTTGCCTGTTTGGAGCTTTCAGCCTGTTCTGGACGACGGTCTCTTTGCATCTGGCCGATACGTATCATTTAAGTCAGCAAGGCATTGCCTTGTTTGCGCTGGCCGGTGTGGCTGGGGCTATCGCTTCTCCCATCGCTGGGAGATTGGCTGACCGGGGCTGGACCCGCCCTTTGACCGGACTTGCGTTTGTGCTGGCAGCTGTGGCTTTTCTTCTTGCTTACTTGTTTCAGAATGATTCAAGAGTGACGCTCGGATTGCTGGTTGCAGCAGCTATTATGCTGGATATGGGGGTATCGGGTAATCTGGTGCTTGGACAAAGGGCAATTTATTCCCTTGGCAACGAGGCGAGAGGACGTTTAAACGGATTATTTATGGCGATATTTTTTGTAGGCGGAGCCGTTGGCTCTTCACTAGGCGGCTGGGCATATGCGTACGGAGGCTGGAGTCTGACCAGCTTGATTGGTCTGGCGCTGCCGATCTTGGCTTTCCTATACTATTTAACGGAGAAGAAGCAAGCGTAA
- a CDS encoding LysR family transcriptional regulator — protein MNLHALRLFHVIASTGSVTRASETLNISQPAITAQIKKFEKELSFALFKPQGRGIALTDAGEELALLAKRLFAVEQQIEQFTQDYVNGTNGSIRLAATYLPAHYLIPTWIAKFKQQYEQVEMVITTTNSSDALKQLLNVDVDIAIYGGITEAYPDTIQTEELFQDELWFVVAPHHPYANQRISLSEMMKEPFVMREEGSSTRERLLSLCRTYNTPAPTISLQFNGLHEAIQAVIAGYGANFVSSLVVREYVERGELCRVYVEGIHLKNSIAICTRKNEPLSASAANLIQMIRQNPYTL, from the coding sequence ATGAATCTACACGCATTACGCTTATTCCATGTGATCGCATCAACGGGTAGCGTGACACGCGCCTCAGAAACTTTAAATATCAGTCAGCCTGCGATTACGGCTCAGATCAAGAAATTCGAAAAGGAACTATCCTTCGCCCTATTTAAGCCTCAAGGCAGAGGAATTGCTTTAACGGATGCGGGTGAAGAGCTTGCTCTGCTCGCCAAAAGACTCTTTGCCGTTGAACAGCAGATCGAACAATTCACTCAGGATTATGTTAACGGCACGAATGGAAGTATCCGCCTAGCCGCGACATATTTGCCTGCTCATTATCTCATCCCTACTTGGATCGCAAAGTTCAAGCAACAATATGAGCAAGTGGAAATGGTGATTACCACCACCAATTCAAGCGATGCCCTGAAGCAGCTGTTAAATGTAGACGTGGATATAGCAATTTACGGGGGAATCACTGAGGCATATCCAGATACGATCCAGACAGAGGAGTTATTTCAGGACGAGTTATGGTTTGTGGTCGCACCCCATCACCCCTATGCGAATCAGCGAATTTCTTTATCCGAAATGATGAAGGAGCCCTTTGTCATGCGTGAGGAAGGGAGTTCGACGAGAGAGAGATTATTATCGTTATGCCGTACATATAATACGCCAGCTCCCACGATCTCTTTGCAATTTAACGGACTTCATGAAGCGATTCAAGCCGTTATTGCCGGGTATGGCGCCAACTTCGTCTCTTCACTCGTTGTTCGCGAATATGTTGAACGTGGAGAGTTATGCCGAGTTTATGTTGAAGGCATACATCTGAAGAACAGCATTGCGATCTGTACGCGAAAAAATGAACCGTTATCCGCCTCGGCGGCAAACCTTATTCAAATGATTCGCCAAAATCCTTATACGTTGTAG
- a CDS encoding O-methyltransferase: MNQPTTWDKVDQYITERLITKDSVLEEALSANQQAGLPPFDVSPSQGKFLNLLVQMKGARRILEIGTLGGYSTIWMARALPSDGHIVTLELDPSHAQVAGANFALAQVDDLIELRIGDALGQLSQMKQEGVEPFDFIFIDADKPNNPNYLQWALQFSRPGTVIIGDNVIREGEIINKNSKDPRVVGVREFYDLLAEEPKISATAIQTVGSKGYDGFVLGIVNS; encoded by the coding sequence ATGAATCAACCGACTACATGGGATAAAGTCGATCAGTACATTACAGAGCGTTTAATTACGAAGGACTCCGTGCTGGAGGAAGCGTTGTCCGCGAATCAACAGGCAGGGCTGCCGCCCTTTGATGTCTCACCTAGTCAGGGTAAATTCCTTAACCTATTGGTTCAAATGAAAGGTGCACGCCGGATTCTGGAGATTGGCACTTTGGGTGGATACAGTACAATTTGGATGGCAAGGGCGCTCCCGTCTGACGGACATATCGTTACCTTGGAGCTAGATCCATCGCATGCTCAGGTGGCTGGGGCCAATTTCGCGCTTGCTCAAGTAGATGATCTGATAGAACTTCGTATAGGCGATGCTTTGGGGCAATTGTCTCAGATGAAACAAGAGGGTGTGGAACCCTTTGACTTTATATTCATTGATGCCGATAAACCCAACAACCCTAACTATTTACAGTGGGCGCTTCAATTTTCCCGGCCCGGTACAGTGATTATAGGCGATAATGTGATTCGTGAAGGCGAGATCATTAACAAGAATAGCAAAGATCCTCGTGTAGTAGGCGTACGGGAATTTTATGATCTGTTGGCTGAAGAGCCTAAGATTTCGGCTACTGCCATTCAGACAGTGGGAAGTAAAGGGTATGATGGTTTCGTATTGGGGATTGTGAATAGCTGA
- a CDS encoding GNAT family N-acetyltransferase has translation MQPTFETQRLILRPFQSTDASKVQELAADIEVARTTLSIPHPYPDGAAESWIGACRKSADEGEGFPFALISKESNTLIGCMSLNIDKSHQRGELAYWVGRSFWGDGYATEAAKRLIDFGFEDLALNKIWAAAMTRNPASSNVMKKAGMRFEGEFKRHILKWDKFEDIVFYGLTRIEYEDRR, from the coding sequence ATGCAACCTACATTTGAAACACAAAGGTTAATACTAAGACCGTTTCAATCCACAGATGCAAGTAAAGTTCAAGAGCTTGCTGCGGATATAGAAGTAGCTAGAACAACGCTGTCTATTCCTCATCCATACCCTGATGGAGCGGCTGAATCTTGGATTGGTGCCTGTAGGAAAAGCGCAGACGAAGGGGAAGGATTTCCTTTTGCTTTAATTAGTAAAGAGAGTAATACCTTAATAGGCTGTATGAGTCTAAATATAGACAAATCGCATCAAAGAGGTGAGCTTGCTTATTGGGTAGGAAGATCTTTTTGGGGAGATGGCTATGCGACTGAAGCAGCTAAGCGATTAATTGATTTTGGATTTGAAGACCTCGCATTAAATAAAATATGGGCAGCGGCAATGACTAGAAATCCTGCCTCCTCTAACGTTATGAAAAAAGCTGGAATGAGATTTGAAGGGGAATTTAAACGGCATATTTTAAAATGGGATAAATTCGAGGATATAGTCTTCTACGGGTTAACTAGAATTGAATATGAAGATAGGAGATAG
- a CDS encoding FtsX-like permease family protein — MSINVLMLRNLRKNIRNYYLYVFALVFSVALYFAFVTLQYDPSMDAVEGSIKGGAAIKAASVLLVAIVSIFLLYANTIFIKRRGKEIGLFQLIGMTKGKIFRILSAENFILYFGSLVLGIAVGFSVSKLILMILFKIMGIDAIASLRFSTPALVQTLIVFFVIYLLIMLMNYGFIKRQSILSLFRVTSTTEGNVKKLSVFEMIIGIVGIGLILLGYSISSRLFSGDLTSMTELSISMITILASVIIGTYLFYKGSVSFIFHLIRKKKNGYLNIKEVLSLSSIMFRMKSNAVLLTIITTVSALALGLLSLSYISFYSAEKSAKLYVPSDFILTDIQDAKQFKEALTTENLLFTEKITEVIQVDVNIEKLLAENSKALGMMSNNMTLPVISENSLEGIDLSPDEAYFTKTSSAMENLISMKDQGGIEFKGQHEVIPQFYKRIDMEAPVLYNFTGGGLPLAIVDDTTFERLKKDLDPALQRKSSLNIGIDMKERASVEQANELFQNMKFAKGHITDSQLETKNNQKQTMGLIMFIVAFLGLTFLITSGCILYFKQMDESENEKPNYTILRKLGFTQGDLLRGIQAKQLFNFGIPLVIGLLHSYFAVKSGWFFFGTELMTPMILVMLLYTALYSIFAVLSVFYYKKVIKESL; from the coding sequence ATGAGCATTAATGTACTGATGCTTCGAAATCTGCGAAAAAACATCAGAAATTACTATCTGTATGTATTTGCTCTCGTTTTTAGCGTGGCCTTATATTTCGCCTTTGTTACGTTGCAATACGATCCCTCGATGGATGCGGTAGAAGGCTCGATCAAAGGTGGCGCAGCAATCAAGGCTGCCTCGGTCTTACTGGTCGCGATTGTATCCATTTTCCTGTTATATGCAAACACTATCTTCATCAAACGCCGGGGAAAAGAAATTGGCCTGTTCCAGTTAATCGGGATGACCAAAGGTAAAATATTTCGAATTCTTTCAGCAGAGAACTTCATTTTATATTTCGGCTCTTTAGTTTTAGGGATCGCCGTAGGCTTTTCTGTTTCAAAGTTAATTCTCATGATTCTTTTTAAAATAATGGGGATCGATGCGATAGCATCCCTTCGTTTTTCTACCCCTGCCCTGGTTCAAACGCTGATCGTATTCTTTGTAATCTATCTTTTGATCATGCTGATGAATTATGGATTTATTAAAAGACAAAGCATTCTATCCTTATTCCGGGTGACCTCAACCACAGAAGGCAACGTGAAAAAGCTGTCCGTCTTTGAAATGATTATTGGGATCGTTGGGATTGGATTGATTCTGCTTGGCTATTCGATTTCATCTCGATTATTTAGTGGAGACTTAACATCAATGACTGAGCTATCTATATCCATGATCACTATTCTGGCTTCAGTTATCATCGGGACTTATCTTTTTTATAAAGGCTCGGTAAGCTTTATCTTTCATCTCATTCGTAAAAAGAAAAACGGGTATCTGAATATTAAAGAGGTGTTGTCTCTCTCCTCCATTATGTTCCGAATGAAATCAAATGCCGTACTGTTAACCATCATTACAACGGTATCAGCTCTGGCGCTGGGTTTATTATCCTTGAGTTATATTTCGTTCTACTCTGCTGAGAAAAGTGCGAAGCTCTATGTTCCGTCAGATTTTATTCTTACGGATATCCAGGATGCTAAACAATTTAAAGAGGCATTAACGACTGAAAATTTGCTGTTTACGGAAAAAATAACCGAAGTCATTCAAGTGGATGTAAATATAGAGAAGCTTCTGGCAGAAAATTCCAAGGCGCTCGGTATGATGTCGAATAATATGACTCTTCCCGTCATCAGTGAAAATTCGCTGGAGGGCATTGATCTATCCCCTGATGAGGCCTATTTTACGAAGACAAGTAGTGCAATGGAGAATCTGATTTCTATGAAGGACCAGGGTGGCATTGAATTCAAGGGACAACATGAAGTCATTCCGCAGTTTTATAAAAGAATTGATATGGAAGCCCCCGTTTTATACAATTTCACAGGTGGTGGCTTACCCCTTGCTATTGTAGACGACACGACCTTTGAACGCTTAAAGAAGGATCTAGATCCAGCCCTTCAAAGAAAGTCCTCTCTTAATATCGGCATCGATATGAAAGAACGGGCAAGCGTTGAGCAGGCTAATGAGCTTTTTCAGAACATGAAATTTGCAAAAGGCCACATAACCGACTCTCAACTGGAGACGAAGAACAATCAAAAGCAAACTATGGGACTTATCATGTTTATCGTGGCCTTTCTGGGGCTAACCTTCCTGATTACCTCTGGATGCATTCTTTACTTTAAACAAATGGATGAAAGTGAGAATGAAAAGCCCAACTACACGATCCTCAGAAAGCTTGGTTTCACGCAAGGGGATCTGCTTAGAGGGATTCAGGCGAAACAATTATTTAATTTTGGGATTCCATTAGTCATTGGATTGCTTCACAGTTACTTCGCCGTAAAATCAGGATGGTTCTTCTTCGGTACAGAGCTCATGACACCGATGATTCTGGTGATGCTGCTATACACCGCTTTGTATTCGATTTTTGCAGTGCTATCCGTGTTCTATTATAAAAAGGTAATTAAAGAGTCACTTTAA